Below is a window of Stygiolobus azoricus DNA.
AAAGTAATTGGAGTTCAGTTAAAGCTTAATCCAATAAAGGCTTCTATAAAGGGGAAGAGAGTAATCCTTGTTGACGATTCAATGGTGACTGGAAGAACACTAAAGAACACTATCTTTAGCTTGAGATCTTTGGGTGCTAAAGAAGTTCACGTGCTGATCGGTAGCCCTAAGTTAATTTCTTACTGTCCTTACGGAATGGAAGTTCCCGAAGAAAAAGACTTGATCGCCGCTAACCTATCAGATGAGGAAATATCAAAAGTGATAGGAGCTGACTCCATTTACTGGTTGAGCTTAGAAGGCTTGTATAAGGTCATCGGTCATAAGTCCTTATGTGTAGGGTGTATGACTAAGTCTTATCCAAAGGAGGTGTGAAAATCATGAAAGTACTACTAATAGGGGACGGAGCTAGGGAGAACGCATTAGCCGAAGCATTGGGCAAATCTAATAGAGGTTATAGAGTATATGCAATGTCCAGTTATGTAAACCCGGGTATAAAAGAAGTTGTAGACAAAACCGGAGGTAAGTATTATATTGGGAATATTCTATCCATTGAGAATGTTAGGAGAGTAATAAAGGAAGTCAACCCGGACTTTGGAGTTATAGGTCCAGAAGACCCTCTCTTTGAAGGTGTGGCAAACGCTTTTAGAGAGGAAGGGATCCCAGTAGTTGGTCCTAATAAAGAAGGTGCAATGATAGAGAAATCTAAAGTATGGATGAGGCAGTTGATGTGGAAATATAATATCCCAGGTAGGCTTAGGTTTAAGGCGTTTAATAACCTCGCTGAAGCGTCTAAGTTTATCTTAGAATTTGGAGGCTCGATAGCAATAAAACCGTCGGAGCAAGTAGGGGGAAAAGGAGTGAAGGTCGTTGCGGATCTTCAAGCTTATCTGAGCGAGGAAAAGAGAAATGCCTTGAGCAAAGGTGTGAATAATATAGCTGGTTTAGTAAAGGATGAGGTTAAACTAATCATTGAAGAGAAAGTTGACGGACCTGAGTACACCCTCCACGTATTAACCGATGGATACTCATACTTGCCTCTGCCTCTAGCTCAGGATTATAAGAACGCATACGAAGACGGAATAGGTCCAGAGACGGGTGGAATGGGATCTATATCAGGCCCAGACCACCTATTACCATTCATAAACGAGGAAGAGTACGAGAAATCTTTAGAGATAGTAAAGCTAACTGCAGAAGCCATAAGGAAGGAAACCGGAATGGATTATATAGGCGTATTATCTGGTCAGATGATGTTGACAGGTTTGTGGGGACCAACTATAATTGAGTATTATTCGAGATTAGGAGACCCAGAGGCTTCAGCAATAATCCCTAGAATTAGATCTGATTTCGCTGAGATCCTCGAGTTAACTGCTACAAGGCACTTGAGCAAAGCAAAGCTAGAGGTTGAAGAGAAGCCTTCAATAGTTAGGGCTGTAGCTCCCTTAGGCTATCCTTTAGACAAGAAAATGGCTTCGGGCCACAAGATCTCCTTAGATCTACCTAAGATGAGAGAATTGGGCTGTAATGTTTACTTTGGTTCTGTAGCTTTAGAGGGAATGTCCCTAGTGACCAAGGGTTCAAGAGCGATAGAGATAGTTGTTATAGATGATTTTATTAATGCAAGTAATAAATTAGATCAGTGCTTCTCTCTAGTTAGTTCCGATACGAAGCTGATTTATAGGCACGACATAGGGAATACTTTAGAAGTTCAAGTGGAGAAGGCTGAGATAGTGAGGTATACTTACAAATCGAGGGAAAAGAACGGTATGCTGGGAATATCTGCGGATTGGTCTCCTAACGGTGGTCTTTGGTGAGCGAATACTCTAAATCTGGTGTGGATTTGAACAAGTTACGAAGTTATCATTCTTTTATTTCCTCTTACCTCTCTTCTTCTGATCTTCCCATAAAAATAGGACATTACGCTGGAGCTATTAAATTAGGAGATAAGTATATTGTAATGCATGTTGACGGAGTAGGTACTAAGACACTGTTAGCCTTAAAGACCGGAATTATTGAACCCACTGGTATAGATTGCGTGGCAATGAACGTTAATGATATTGCTTGTGTAGGGGCTAAGCCAATCGCTTTGGTTGATTACCTAGCGCTAGAGAAACCTATGGACGATGTAGTGGAGAAGGTTTTGAGAGGCCTAAAACATGGAGCTGAGGAGTCACAAGCTATTATTGTTGGCGGTGAGACTGCTATTATGCCTGGGGTTATAACTGGCTATGATTTGTCTTGCTCTGTGGTGGGGGTTGCAGATAAACTCAAGACCGGTCAGGATGTCAAGCCCGGTGACGTAATTTTGGGTCTTGCAAGTAACGGAATTCATTCTAACGGTTACTCCTTAGTGAGAAAACTTATAGACGAAGGTAAAATTAGTTTAGAAAAATGGGCTGATGAGCTATTAAAACCTACAAAGATTTACTCAAACTCTGTTTTGTCTATCTTAGACAAAATTAAAGCTGCTGCCCATATCACTGGTGGTTCCTTCACTAAACTTAGGAGGATAACAAATTACCGCATTTCTATCCGACTTCCAGATCCACCTGAAGTGTTTAAAGTTATAGAAAATGGTGGAGTTTCACATGAAGAGATGCATAAAGTATTCAATATGGGAATCGGTATGGTTCTATTTGTATCT
It encodes the following:
- the purD gene encoding phosphoribosylamine--glycine ligase, whose translation is MKVLLIGDGARENALAEALGKSNRGYRVYAMSSYVNPGIKEVVDKTGGKYYIGNILSIENVRRVIKEVNPDFGVIGPEDPLFEGVANAFREEGIPVVGPNKEGAMIEKSKVWMRQLMWKYNIPGRLRFKAFNNLAEASKFILEFGGSIAIKPSEQVGGKGVKVVADLQAYLSEEKRNALSKGVNNIAGLVKDEVKLIIEEKVDGPEYTLHVLTDGYSYLPLPLAQDYKNAYEDGIGPETGGMGSISGPDHLLPFINEEEYEKSLEIVKLTAEAIRKETGMDYIGVLSGQMMLTGLWGPTIIEYYSRLGDPEASAIIPRIRSDFAEILELTATRHLSKAKLEVEEKPSIVRAVAPLGYPLDKKMASGHKISLDLPKMRELGCNVYFGSVALEGMSLVTKGSRAIEIVVIDDFINASNKLDQCFSLVSSDTKLIYRHDIGNTLEVQVEKAEIVRYTYKSREKNGMLGISADWSPNGGLW
- the purM gene encoding phosphoribosylformylglycinamidine cyclo-ligase; protein product: MVSEYSKSGVDLNKLRSYHSFISSYLSSSDLPIKIGHYAGAIKLGDKYIVMHVDGVGTKTLLALKTGIIEPTGIDCVAMNVNDIACVGAKPIALVDYLALEKPMDDVVEKVLRGLKHGAEESQAIIVGGETAIMPGVITGYDLSCSVVGVADKLKTGQDVKPGDVILGLASNGIHSNGYSLVRKLIDEGKISLEKWADELLKPTKIYSNSVLSILDKIKAAAHITGGSFTKLRRITNYRISIRLPDPPEVFKVIENGGVSHEEMHKVFNMGIGMVLFVSKENVEEIIKTLEGKEKVMELGKVEEGEGIKITTYRGQVLNL